The Lachnospiraceae bacterium KM106-2 nucleotide sequence TTTCTGTTCCGTTCATGCTACCTGGTCATTAAAGAGAAGCGGATTTGAGACGATCATCGTTAATAACAATCCAGAAACGGTTTCAACTGATTTTGATATCGCAGATAAACTTTATTTTGAACCATTAACACCAGAAGATGTTGAAAATATTGTTAATTTAGAGAAACCAGATGGTGCGGTTGTTCAATTCGGTGGACAGACAGCTATTAAATTAACAGAAGCCCTTCTTAAGATGGGTGTTAAGATCTTTGGAACAAGTGCAGAAAATGTAGATGCAGCTGAAGATAGAGAGTTATTTGATGAGATCTTAGAGAAATGCTGTATCCCAAGACCTCAAGGAAAGACTGTATTTACAACAGAAGAAGCTCTTGCAGCGGCAAATGAATTAGGATACCCAGTTTTAGTAAGACCTTCTTATGTACTTGGTGGACAGGGAATGCAGATCGCAATATCCGATGATGATGTAAGAGAGTTTATGTCGATCATCAATCGTTTTGCACAGGAACATCCAATCTTGGTTGATAAATACTTAGTTGGTAAAGAAGTAGAAGTAGATGCCGTTTGTGATGGTGAGGATATCCTGATCCCAGGAGTTATGGAACATGTTGAGCGTGCTGGAATTCACTCAGGTGATAGTATCTCTGTTTATCCAACTCAGACGATCTCACAGAAATGTATCGATGTTATCGTAGATTATACGAAGAAGCTTGCTAGATCCTTACATGTCATTGGTTTGATCAACATTCAGTTCATCGTATCCAATGAAGAAGTATATGTAATTGAAGTAAATCCTCGTTCTTCTCGTACGGTTCCATATATCAGCAAGGTAACAGGAATTCCAATCGTAGATCTTGCATCCAGAGTAATTCTTGGCCAAAAGATCCGTGATCTTGGATATGAACCAGGATTACAAAAGGCAAGTAAATATATCGCAGTTAAAATGCCTGTATTCTCTTTTGAAAAGATTCGTGGTGCGGAGATCAGCTTAGGACCTGAAATGAAGTCTACTGGTGAATGTCTTGGAATCTCCGAGGACTTCCATGAGGCATTATATAAAGCATTCCTTGGAGCTGGTATCAGACTTCCAGAACACAAGAAGATGATCATTACCGTTAAAGATTCTGATAAGTTAGAGGCAGTTAGTATCGCTAGAAGATTTAAGGCCCTGGGTTATGATATTTTTGCTACAAGGAGTACAGCAAGAGTATTGAATGAAAATGGAGTTTTAGCAATTCCAATCAATAAGTTAGATCAAGAAGCTCCAACTTTGATGGATCTTCTCTTGGAACATCAGATCGATCTTGTGATTAACACTCCTACCCATGGAAGAATTAAGTCGAGAGACGGTTTCTTGATCCGTCGTGTTGCAATTGAGACAGGAGTAACTTGTATTACAGCACTTGATACAGCAAATGCATTATTAACAAGTCTTGAGACTTCCGTTGGAGATAAATTAAATTTATTAGATATCGCTACAATTTAGGATTATAGGATGCCGTTTTGTTTGAACTCAAACAAAGCGGCATTTTTTTACCCCATGATTTTAGTAGAATAAAAGGACATAAGGTTAAAAAAGGCATTTTCAGAGAAGAAAATGTCTTTTTTATATGCAAAAATAGTATCATATGATACCGAAAATTAAGCTATTTTTAATTGATAGTGACAAAATCTAACTTAATAGTGACAATTGATACAAAAAATACAGAGAAATATGGTATAACAATTACGTAAGGGAAGGGGAGAGTACATTTGAAGTTAAAAGTTGCTATGTTAGATACAGATGCAATTTACGTAGAGCGAATTGTATCTATTTTTAATACAATGTTTTCTGATAAGCTTGAGGTATCATCATTTACAGAATATGATGTTGCAAAAGAGTTTATTAAACAGAATCCACTAGATGTTATATTAGTCAGCGATGCCATTGATTTTGATCTGAAACTAATACCGAAACGATGTGCCTTCGCATTTCTGACTGATAAGAAAGATATCGATTTATTTAAAGATCAAAGAATTATTTTTAAATATCAAAAGGTAGATATCATCTACAAAGAAATTCTAAGTATATTTTCTGAAAAGTCTGAATCTGTCATTTCTTATAAGACAGATGATCTGGGTAATACGAAGATCTTAACCTTTTTTTCAGGAAGCGGCGGTACCGGCGGAACAACAGCTGCAGTAGCTTGTGCAGTTCGCATGGCACGTTTTCAGAAGAAGGTGCTCTATCTTGATTTAGAACTTAGTTCGAATGTAGGGCAGTTTTTACAAGGACCCGGTCAATTCTCAATGACTGATATCATTTATTCTCTTAAAAGTAATAAATCCAATTTGATGCTGAAGTTAGAAAGTTCTGTAAAGTGTGATGAGCGAGGAGTCTATTTTTATGATGCCAGCCAGTTGGCACTTGATATGATGGAACTGAATGTGGATGATATCCATCATTTATTAGATGAGTTGGTTATCTCTAATACATATGACATGATCATTGTAAATGGGGATTTTAATTTTGATAAGAAATCATTTTTATTAATGGATATGGCAAGATATGTGATCTTTGTCTTAGATGGCAGTGAAGTTGGGAATTGTAAGTTTGAACGGATCCATCAGTCGTTAGCTGCATTAGATGGTCAGAAGGAAAAGCCAATTTTACCTAAATTATCGATTATGTATAATCGGTATTCCAATAAAACGAGCAATACCGTCAACGCAGAAGTTAACGTACTAGGAGGTGCTCCAAGATATGAGGGAGGATCGATCAAGGATATCGTTGGACAACTAGCAGGATTACAGATATTTGATCATTTATTATAGGAGACGGTGTACATATGGAACAAAATGAAATCGATGAACTTGTCACAGAGTTAAAGAATAGAATATTAGATCAATTGCCGATCACGAAAATGAGTGATGAGGAATTAGAGACACAGATTGAGTCGATGACGGCAAAGCGGCTATCAGGAATCTATGTTCCGATAGAGGATAAAGTTTCAATTGTGCAGCAGATTTATAGTGGTATTCGTGGATTTGGCCTTCTTGATACGATCATGTCAGATGACTCTATCACAGAGGTTATGATCAATGGTACCGATGATATTTTTGTGGAGAAAGCAGGACGCTTATTACGATTAGATCAGAAATTTGATAGTGAACGTCGTTTAGAGGATATTATACAGAGAATTGTAGGCATGGCTGGAAGAGAAGTCAATCAGGCAAGTCCAATTGTAGATACAAGATTGCCGGATGGATCTCGTGTCAATGTCGTATTACCACCGATTTCTTTGGTGGGTCCGGTCATCACGATCCGTAAGTTTTCTAAAACACCAATGACCATTGAACAACTGATTCGCTATGGCTCCATTACAAAGGAGATCGCTCATAAATTAGAATTGTTAGTTAGAGCAAAATATAACATCTTTATCAGCGGTGGTACTGGTTCTGGTAAGACAACCTTTCTTAATGCATTATCAAATTATATTCCAAAGGATGAACGTGTCATAACCATTGAAGATTCCGCAGAATTACAGATTGTTGGAATTGATAACTTAGTT carries:
- a CDS encoding type II/IV secretion system ATP hydrolase TadA/VirB11/CpaF, TadA subfamily, coding for MEQNEIDELVTELKNRILDQLPITKMSDEELETQIESMTAKRLSGIYVPIEDKVSIVQQIYSGIRGFGLLDTIMSDDSITEVMINGTDDIFVEKAGRLLRLDQKFDSERRLEDIIQRIVGMAGREVNQASPIVDTRLPDGSRVNVVLPPISLVGPVITIRKFSKTPMTIEQLIRYGSITKEIAHKLELLVRAKYNIFISGGTGSGKTTFLNALSNYIPKDERVITIEDSAELQIVGIDNLVRMETRNANTSGTGRVTMQDLIKSSLRMRPERIVVGEVRGGEALDMLQAMNTGHDGSLSTGHANSTKDMLSRLETMVLTGAPGLPLDAIRQQIGSALDIIIHLSRLRDHSRKTMEITEVLGYENGEIKLNPLYVFEEDENSTLEKVSGTLVRTKNPMHNKFKLLLSGIKEEI